A stretch of Gambusia affinis linkage group LG10, SWU_Gaff_1.0, whole genome shotgun sequence DNA encodes these proteins:
- the prrg1 gene encoding transmembrane gamma-carboxyglutamic acid protein 1: protein MGSVFLPANSAHSVLRRLRRANFLLEEMKLGNIQRECREEVCTYEEAREAFENDEKTKRFWEEYVRESSPPGGLDSMVGGAQSLYLIVPLLLIGLIVIAVAIIAWRCHSRKRSQRSPGLGHSHHNHVLSVVSMDQWGRDYHHGDQSELSIHSSPAYPGSEITLGRGNAGDPPPSYEEAVGHTDVQIETEPPPQYEDIVNSSSGRISSGQRK from the exons ATGGGGAGTG TGTTCCTGCCAGCAAATTCAGCCCACTCGGTGCTGAGGCGGCTGCGGAGGGCCAACTTCCTGCTAGAGGAGATGAAACTTGGGAACATTCAGAGAGAATGCCGTGAGGAGGTGTGCACCTACGAGGAGGCCCGAGAAGCTTTCGAGAACGATGAGAAGACG AAGCGATTCTGGGAGGAATATGTTCGGGAAAGCAGTCCACCAGGTGGTTTGGACTCCATGGTCGGCGGGGCTCAATCTCTCTACCTGATCGTGCCGCTGCTGCTGATCGGGCTCATCGTCATCGCCGTCGCCATCATTGCCTGGCGTTGCCACTCCCGCAAGCGCTCGCAGCGCAGCCCAGGCCTGGGGCACTCGCATCATAACCACGTCCTGTCTGTGGTCTCCATGGACCAGTGGGGGAGGGATTACCATCATGGTGACCAATCAGAACTCAGCATCCACAGCAGCCCGGCCTATCCAGGTTCTGAGATCACGTTGGGGAGAGGAAATGCAGGCGATCCGCCGCCGTCATACGAAGAGGCTGTGGGCCACACAGATGTCCAGATAGAGACAGAGCCGCCTCCTCAGTATGAAGATATAGTGAACTCCAGCTCCGGTAGAATCAGCAGTGGTCAAAGGAAGTGA
- the LOC122838655 gene encoding oxygen-dependent coproporphyrinogen-III oxidase, mitochondrial-like yields MATKISHNAKEEEEQSIMERCRGFKTTPVTDISVLEEKKDEMSTKMEMLIMETQAEFCKALEEVDSGTFKVNKWQRKEGGGGISCVMHDGNVFEKAGVDVTLLLGCLTEEAAKQMRSRGKVLKGKDGKLPFCAMGVSSVIHPKNPHIPTVHFNYRYFEIEEEDGSKQWWFGGGTDLTPVYIDREDAFLFHNTLKEACDKHHPKYYADFKKWCDRYFYIRHRGETRGIGGIFFDDLDSPNQEEVFNFVKSCARTVVPCYLPIVKKHLNDSFTQEEKDWQQLRRGSYVEFNLMYDRGIKFGLSMPGCRVLMSLPLTARWEFMHEPGKGSREAEMLEVLRNPKEWV; encoded by the exons ATGGCGACTAAGATCTCCCACAATgcgaaggaggaggaagaacagaGCATTATGGAGAGATGCCGGGGCTTCAAGACTACCCCGGTGACCGACATCAGTGTACTGGAGGAAAAGAAGGATGAGATGAGCACCAAGATGGAGATGCTGATCATGGAGACTCAGGCTGAGTTCTGTAAAGCCCTGGAGGAAGTGGACAGTGGGACATTCAAGGTGAACAAATGGCAAAGGAAGGAAG gtgGAGGAGGAATCAGCTGTGTGATGCATGATGgaaatgtgtttgaaaaggCAGGAGTGGATGTGACATTGTTGCTGGGTTGTCTGACGGAGGAGGCTGCAAAACAAATGAGAAGCAGAGGGAAAGTCCTCAAAGGGAAAGATG GTAAGCTGCCATTCTGTGCCATGGGTGTGAGCTCCGTCATCCACCCCAAGAACCCTCACATTCCCACAGTGCACTTCAATTACAGATACTTTGAAATAGAAGAGGAGGACG GCTCCAAGCAGTGGTGGTTTGGTGGAGGAACAGACCTGACCCCGGTGTACATTGACCGAGAAGATGCCTTTCTGTTCCACAACACCCTGAAAGAGGCCTGTGACAAACATCACCCAAAGTACTAcgcagactttaaaaaatg GTGTGACAGGTACTTCTACATCCGTCACAGAGGAGAGACTCGGGGCATCGGAGGAATCTTCTTTGACGACCTTGACTCCCCAAATCAGGAGGAGGTGTTCAACTTTGTTAAGAGCTGCGCTCGAACCGTGGTGCCTTGTTATCTTCCCATTGTGAAGAAACATCTTAATGATTCCTTCACTCAAGAGGAGAAGGACTGGCAACAGCTGCGACGAGGAAG CTATGTAGAGTTTAACCTGATGTATGACAGGGGAATAAAGTTTGGCCTTTCCATGCCTGGCTGCAGAGTCCTCATGTCCCTCCCCCTCACTGCCAG GTGGGAGTTCATGCACGAGCCTGGTAAAGGTTCCCGGGAGGCCGAGATGCTGGAAGTACTCAGAAACCCAAAGGAGTGGGTGTGA